In Entelurus aequoreus isolate RoL-2023_Sb linkage group LG02, RoL_Eaeq_v1.1, whole genome shotgun sequence, one genomic interval encodes:
- the LOC133641498 gene encoding BTB/POZ domain-containing protein KCTD12-like: MALTVPGTQGSTYPDIVELNVGGQVYVTRLDTLTAVPDSLLWTKFSQSSPEDLPKDSKGRFFFDRDGFLFRYILDYLRDSELFLPEFFKERRRLQKEADFFRLPELSKRLGEEDSSLAEDSTEPEDAELLSPATTPSPSDRTPRSPGSTSGYITVGYRGSYTIGRDIQADAKFRRVARITVCGKIALTKEVFGDTLNESRDPDRPPDKYTSRYYLKYNFLEQAFDQLAQAGFHMAACSSTGTCANSDPGDDKMWTSYTEYVFSR; this comes from the coding sequence ATGGCGCTCACTGTCCCCGGCACTCAAGGCTCAACTTACCCGGACATCGTGGAGCTGAACGTGGGCGGCCAGGTGTACGTGACCCGGCTGGACACCCTCACCGCGGTGCCCGACTCTCTCCTGTGGACGAAGTTCAGCCAAAGTTCCCCGGAAGATTTGCCCAAAGACAGCAAGGGCCGCTTCTTCTTCGACCGCGACGGCTTTTTGTTCCGATACATTCTGGACTACTTGCGGGACTCGGAGCTCTTTTTGCCGGAGTTCTTCAAGGAGAGGCGGCGGCTCCAGAAGGAGGCGGACTTCTTCCGACTGCCGGAGCTGTCCAAGCGCCTCGGCGAGGAAGACAGCTCCCTCGCGGAGGATAGCACGGAGCCGGAGGACGCGGAGCTCCTCAGCCCGGCCACGACCCCTTCCCCCTCGGACAGAACGCCGCGCTCGCCCGGGTCCACTTCCGGGTACATCACCGTGGGCTACCGGGGAAGCTACACCATCGGCAGAGACATCCAAGCGGACGCCAAATTCCGCCGGGTGGCCCGAATCACCGTGTGCGGCAAGATCGCCCTCACCAAGGAAGTCTTCGGGGACACTTTGAACGAGAGCCGAGACCCGGACCGACCCCCGGACAAGTACACGTCCAGGTACTACCTCAAGTACAACTTCCTGGAGCAGGCGTTCGACCAGCTGGCGCAAGCTGGCTTTCACATGGCGGCGTGTAGCTCCACCGGGACTTGTGCCAACAGCGACCCCGGGGATGACAAGATGTGGACCAGCTACACCGAGTATGTTTTCAGCCGGTAA